DNA from Krasilnikovia cinnamomea:
ACCCGGATCGGCAGCGGCACACCGCCCGGCCGGGCCTGCGGAATCTTCAGCAGCGTGTTGCTGCCACGCAGCCGCCCGATCAGGCCGGGGTCGGCGCACACCTGGTCCAGCAGCCCCGGAACGCACATGAGTGCGGCCAGGGTGGGCAGGTCGTCGACGGTGGCCGGGCCCTCCGGCGTGGCCGCCAGCGCGGTCATCAGCGCAGGGTTGACCATCAGGACGCGCTGCGCGGCGGCGCTGAGCCCGGCCGCCCCGGAAGCCACGGCTCTGGCCGCGTGCATACCGGCGGACGACATCATCAGGCTCGCCGTCACCGGCACGGCGGATTCCGCCGCCTGCTCCGTCTCCGGTGGCGGTGCCGCCGCCCGCTCCGGGGCCGGCGGGGTCGCGGCCGGGCGGGCGGGCGCCGGGGCCGGCCGGGCGGGTGCCGCGGCCTGTCGCGGGTCCGGCGGTGAGGCCTGGGACGCGGCTCGTTCCGGGCTCGCCTTGGTCGGCGGCGCGGCGGCGGCGTGGTGCGCGCCAAGCGCCACGACGAGCTTCGGGTCGTCGAACTTCTCCGGCGAGCGTCCCAGCATGGCGGTCATCTCCCGCTGGACCGCCAGCAGGTACGACGAACCGCCGGTCAGGTAGAGCTTGTGCAGGTCCGCGACGGCGACCTGCGCCTGCGCCAGGGTCCGCTCGGTCAGCTCGATCGCGCGCCGGATCTGCGGCGCGATCAGTTCGTCGAACTCGGCGCGGGTGATCGTCACGATCTCCTCGTCGTCGCCGAGCTCGACCATGACCCGGGCCTGCTCGTTCTCGCTCAGCTCGCGTTTGCCGACCTCGACCTCATTGCGGAACCGGTGCAGCGCCTTGGCGTTCGCGGGATCGCGCAGGGCCTGGACCAGGTCACCGCGGTCCCGGTCGTCCAGCCGGGCCAGTACGGCCGTCGCCAGCAGGTGATCGATGACGTCGCCGCCCAGGGGGTCGGCTCCGGCTGAGGCGAGCACCCGCAGGTCCGCCGGGTTGTCGGCGTCTGCGGCCCGCAGCACGGCGACGTCGCAGGTCCCGCCGCCGAAGTCGAAGACCGCGACCGCGGCGCCGGGCGGCGGCGGCGTCGTGTGGGCGTGGTAGGCGACCGCGGCGACCGGCTCCGGGATCAGGCGTACGACGTCCGGGGCGAAACCCGCCTCGAGGGCCGCCGCGCGCAGCACGTCACGGCGCGGCCCCGCCCAGTCCTGCGGGTACGTGAGCAGCACCGAGTCCGGGCGGTCGTCGCCGCCGACCTCGCTCGCCTTGGCGGCCACGGCCCGCAGCACGGCGGCGACCAGGCTCTGCACCGGCACGTCACGGCCACCCAGGTACGTGGTGTCCTGGCCGATCAGGCGTTTCGGTGAACGTTCGAACCCGTCGGGAAACCGTCGCGCCGACCGGCGCGCCGTGGCGCCGACCTGGATCCCGTCCGGGGTGACCAGCACGGCGGACGGCATCTGGTGGGCGTCGTTGGTCAACATGATGGGCACGGGATCCCCGCCGCCGCGGCGGTACGCGGCGGCGGTGTTGGAGGTGCCGAAGTCGATCGACAAGGACCAGCCGGGCAATTCAGTACATCTCCGGTTCAGGCCCCGGTGACCAGGGGTCGTCGGACGGGGAAAGATCCGCGCCATCATGATCTTCCGGCGCATGCCCGGTCAACCGCCCGGACGGCTCGGACCACCGGTCCGGATCGTCGTGGTGCGGCCCCGCCGGGTCGTCGACGACATCCGCATGGTCCGCCTCGAAACCGGTGAAATCCGCCGGACCCTCACCAGAGCCGGCGAAATCCACCAGCTCTGGTACGAGACCGGTGGCCTCGATCATCGGCGCGGTGGGGTCGAGTGCTCGGGCGAGCACCCAGGTCCACACCTCCGGCGGGGGTGCCGGCGGCTCGCCGAGCACCCCCGGATCACGTGGCGCGCTCACCTGCGACGGGTCGCGATCAAGGCGCCACCGGCCAGGACCACCGGCAGGAGGACGTAGGGCCGGTCCACGACCCAGGACACCACGGATTCGATCTGTCCCTTCGGCGCCAGCAGGGCCGCCGTCGCGTCGTCGGCCACGCCGAACACGGGCTTGCCCGCCTGGTCGGCGACCGGCAGCCCGACGGGGACCGCCCCGTCCGGCTGCGCCGGCGTCCGCCCGCCGGGCGGCTCGTCGCAGACCAGCGCCGTGTTGCCCGAGTCCTCCCACGCGTCGGCCAGCACGGTCAGCGGAACCTCCAGCATGTTGCCGTCCGGGGTGCCGGGGTCGGACAGGACCGCCACGCCGCGCGCGGTGTCGATGCCGGTGAGGACCACCGCGTGGTCCGCGGTGGCCTCGTCCTCACGGCCGTACCAGATCTCGTCGCTGTCGACCGCCAGCATCACCCGGCGCCCCTGCGCCAGGTAATCCTCCAGGGTCTCGATGCCGATGCCAGCCTCGATCCCCGCCGGTACGCCCGCGTCCTCCAGCAGTTTCTGGGCGCCACCGACACCCATGCTGGGCACCCCGTCCGGGCCGACGGTGAACAGGCCGAGGGCGTTGGCGCGGGCCACGAACGCCGATTCGTCCATGTTGTGGACGCCGGTGTACTCCGAGACGATCTGCGCGATGCTGGCCGGCACGCAGTACCCGTTGGCGGACTGCTCGAACCAGTGCTCCGCGTCCCCGGTCGGGTCGCCGACCAGCCGGCCGTCCGTCACCCAGCCGGGATCCGGCAGGCCCACGGCACCGAAGTCCAGCTCGGGGCGCTCGGGCACGGCCGGATCGTCGTGCGGGCCGTCCTGCACGTGTGCCGGGTCGAACGGCGCCGGGTCCGGCTCGAACGGGATCGGCTCGGGCGCGTCGGTCAGGAACGGCTGCAGAGCGTCGGTCCAGTGATGCTCGTCGGTCATGGCGTCTCCCGGGCGCGGTCGTCGGTCATCGGGAGTGGGATGCGGCGGACGCCGCGGATGTTCCCGGCCGGGCGAGCAACGCGAGCTCCCGTACGACGAGGTCGCGTTGCGTGGCCACCGCGGCCAGTTCCCGGTCCACCGCGGCCACCTCCTGTTCGCGCTCGTGCGCGGAGGCCTTGGCGTGGCGTTCGGCCTCCTGGATGACCGCCGTGACCCGCGCGATCTCCGCGCGCAGCTGGTCCTCCACGGCGATCCCCACCTCCGGCCGGCAGTCCCGGATGGCGGCGTCGATCCCGGCCGCGAGGTCACCGCGCAGCACCGCGAGGGACTCGTTGAGGGCGGCTTCGAGCCGCTGGCGTCCGACGCGCAGCCGCCGCATGCCGAGGTTCACCAGGAACCACGCCCCGCCGAACAGCAGGCCCATCGGCCCGAAGATCGTCGCTCCGGTGGCGTGGATGACCCCGAGTCTGGTCGCCATGCCCGCACCCATCACCGCCGAACTGGCCAGGGACGGGTCGAGCATGCCGGAGCTCATGTCCGGGCCGCGGCGGCCCGGCGTCAGCTCGATCTCGAAGTCGGCGGTCACCGGGCGCAGCACCGCGACGGCGGCGTCCACGCCGCCGATCTGCTCCGCCAGCGTGGCGACCAGGCCGTCCTGCACCGTGGCGCTGACGTGGGCCGCCACGAGGCGCAGTTCGCTGCGCAGCTCGCCGAGCAACTGCCGGGCGCCGTCCTCGGTCACCCCGCTCCATTCCTTCGAGATCCGCAACTTCCACCGGTCGCGTACGTCGTCCAGCAGGCGGCCGGCGTCGCGGATGGCGGACTGCCGGAACCGAAGCAGGTCCCGGTCCAGGTCCGAGCGCCACCGGCGCTCGCGCAGCCGCAGTTGCGTCAGCGCGTCCCGTTCGGCCTGGACGGGGTCGCCGCCGTCGGGTGAGCCGGCGGCACCGCGCCGCCGGCCCTGCAGGTCCCCGGTGAGCCGGTCCAGCCCGGTGATGGCGACGCGCAGCACGTTCGCCAACCCGACCGTACGGGCGTCGGCGGTGCGCTCGCGCAGCACCTGTGCCAGGGCGGGCAGGTTCGACTCCCGTTCCAGCAGTTCCCGGATCTCCGGGTCGCCGTCGACGGTGCCGGCCTCGGCGGCCAGGCTCGCCGAGACGGCCAGCATCGGCGAGCCGGCGAACCGGGGGGCGTGCGTCCGCAACAGGGCCGCGTTCTCGGCGAGGATCTGACCGCCGCCGTCGGGGTAACGGTCGGACTTGGTCACGGCGAACACCACCGTCTCCACGCCCTGCGCCGCCTCCTGGAGGAACCGCAGCTCCGGCGCGGTGAGCACCTGGCCGGCGTCGGTCACCATGAGCAGCACGCCCGCGCGTGCCGCCGCCCACGAGGCGAGCCGGGTGTGCGCCGACTCCAGGCCGCCCACCCCGGGCGTGTCCACCAGGGTCACCGTGGGCAGCCACCGGCTGTCCGCCGCCACCTCGGCGTACTCGGCGGACTCCGCCTCGTCCTCGCCGGGTCCGGCCCGCAGGAAGGCGGCCGCCTCGGGAGCGGGCACCGGGCGCCGCCCGTCCGGGCCGACCAGGGCCCAGGTGCCGTCCGGCAGGTCGTCCGACGGCGGCACCACGCGCAGGAACGCCGCGGTCGCCACCTCCACGTCGACCGGGGACACGTCCCGTCCGGTCAGGGCGTTGACCAGCGAGCTCTTGCCGCGCTTCACCTCGCCGACCACGACGACCGCGGGTTGCTGCTCGGCCGCCTCGCGCATGCCACGGTTCAGTCGCTCCACGTACTCGAACAGCTGGTGCGCTTTGAGCATCTTCCGGGTACCGGCGATGGCTTGGTCCTGGTCCGCGCTGATCCTGATGCTGCGTGGCATTCGCTGTGCTCCATGGTCGGCCGCGGACGTCCTTGCTGGCCGCGCGGTGGAGACGATGGTGCCACGCGCCGTCTCCCGGCAGGGGGCCGGTGACCAGGAATTTCCGTGCGTGCGGCCGCGCACGTCGGCGAAGATCAGGTCCATGGCCCACCACACCGCGCTGACCGACGAACTGGTCGAGGAGCACACGATCCTCCAGGTCGTCGTGGGGTCGCGGGCGT
Protein-coding regions in this window:
- a CDS encoding Hsp70 family protein, translating into MSIDFGTSNTAAAYRRGGGDPVPIMLTNDAHQMPSAVLVTPDGIQVGATARRSARRFPDGFERSPKRLIGQDTTYLGGRDVPVQSLVAAVLRAVAAKASEVGGDDRPDSVLLTYPQDWAGPRRDVLRAAALEAGFAPDVVRLIPEPVAAVAYHAHTTPPPPGAAVAVFDFGGGTCDVAVLRAADADNPADLRVLASAGADPLGGDVIDHLLATAVLARLDDRDRGDLVQALRDPANAKALHRFRNEVEVGKRELSENEQARVMVELGDDEEIVTITRAEFDELIAPQIRRAIELTERTLAQAQVAVADLHKLYLTGGSSYLLAVQREMTAMLGRSPEKFDDPKLVVALGAHHAAAAPPTKASPERAASQASPPDPRQAAAPARPAPAPARPAATPPAPERAAAPPPETEQAAESAVPVTASLMMSSAGMHAARAVASGAAGLSAAAQRVLMVNPALMTALAATPEGPATVDDLPTLAALMCVPGLLDQVCADPGLIGRLRGSNTLLKIPQARPGGVPLPIRVFFGDSPYWLRAYEDPAARRRWDDSEGPGDIWAVRTMRTWCTATTQEQREILLSPQWATWVPGEHYLDAFHHGDGDEPDTIWLPPAIERPSAVAPKASQFVRPAHPTPQQEAYLRDLAEAYAPAGGGGLAAATARQPDSGKLVRARLGELPANFRCQVELMGVAMTGFSTELLFYQATATRPSAVVIPFNGGTYDMTTGRIGWGGFPIILTPDVVTGVRIKTDWANAQRRIVVSTCPRPGASCPPSGADLQLRTGQLNAVANRIRAHLGRP
- a CDS encoding dynamin family protein, yielding MPRSIRISADQDQAIAGTRKMLKAHQLFEYVERLNRGMREAAEQQPAVVVVGEVKRGKSSLVNALTGRDVSPVDVEVATAAFLRVVPPSDDLPDGTWALVGPDGRRPVPAPEAAAFLRAGPGEDEAESAEYAEVAADSRWLPTVTLVDTPGVGGLESAHTRLASWAAARAGVLLMVTDAGQVLTAPELRFLQEAAQGVETVVFAVTKSDRYPDGGGQILAENAALLRTHAPRFAGSPMLAVSASLAAEAGTVDGDPEIRELLERESNLPALAQVLRERTADARTVGLANVLRVAITGLDRLTGDLQGRRRGAAGSPDGGDPVQAERDALTQLRLRERRWRSDLDRDLLRFRQSAIRDAGRLLDDVRDRWKLRISKEWSGVTEDGARQLLGELRSELRLVAAHVSATVQDGLVATLAEQIGGVDAAVAVLRPVTADFEIELTPGRRGPDMSSGMLDPSLASSAVMGAGMATRLGVIHATGATIFGPMGLLFGGAWFLVNLGMRRLRVGRQRLEAALNESLAVLRGDLAAGIDAAIRDCRPEVGIAVEDQLRAEIARVTAVIQEAERHAKASAHEREQEVAAVDRELAAVATQRDLVVRELALLARPGTSAASAASHSR